DNA from Canis lupus familiaris isolate Mischka breed German Shepherd chromosome 33, alternate assembly UU_Cfam_GSD_1.0, whole genome shotgun sequence:
tccctcaaataaataaaatcttaaaaaaaaaagaaaactattcaaaTGATTGcaataaacactaaaaaaagtTACTGGACCACATTTAATGTAAGACTAATTATAAGGCCAACACGAGTCAAAAGTCCTTGGAATCTTTACTTGTAtccatttctcttttgttaaaaTCCCTTCCTAATGTCCCAGTTTCATGACATAATTTTTGTAATCAAATTTAAACAGCTCTAAAGTATACCATTAATTACATTCTGCTTTAATTATAATGTTAATTGGTCCACGTCCGCTAGCATGACACCTTTCACTGGGAAGTAGTAAAGTTAAATAGGCACTGCCAACCtcttaattcaaaaaaaaatttttttaaggattttatttatttatttctgagaatacacagagaggagagagagaagcagagacacaggcagagggagaagcaggagccatgcaaggagcctgacatgggacttgatcccgggtctccaggatcaggccctgggctgaaggtggcgctaaaccacttgagccaccagggctgccccttaatTCAAAATGTTTGCTAATGAAGTGAAAGCTTGTTGGGTGTCTATCTCCTGGTTGAGCTAAGCCTTACCATGCCTAGAATTAGTCTCTCATCCATGTAGAAGAATGACTACTTTTCAGCTCCGTGTTGGATACCCTAAGTGTAAGAGAAtgccattcttctgcatgggtgGGAGCCTAGACCAGATAATTCTAGATACAGCAAAGCAATTTAGATCCAAATGAAGAAGCCCATATCTGCTTCCCCTCAGTCCTGGACTTTAGCTCAGGAAAGTCTGCCCTTTCTTCCCGCTTTAGCACTGGGCCCTGAGGAAATTGCCCTGACCATCATTATGACTTTGTTCACCCTGGGCTCGGTCGTCATCTTCCTGGAGGATGCTGTCTACCTATACAAGAATACCCGTTGCCCCATCAAGAGGAGGACTCTGCTCTGGGGCAGCTCTGCACCCACGGTAAGGGCCTTGTAGCTGCCCTTTGGGAGGAACTCAACAAGACAGAGCAACCATTTTGAGAATTCCTCTAAACTCAGCAATTCAAGTTGGCAAAGGGTTGCCTGCTTTTACCCTCTTAGAAGGTTAAGAGGAGTTGTAATGTGATTTCCATTTGCAGTCAGGACCCTATGCTTGGAAGGCCAACGGGCAGTGGGACAGGGAGCTTGAATTCTTAGAGCCAAGAGACAGCTGGAGAAGCTGCTCAGCCACCAGCAGCCGCACTCACTACTTTCCACCACACTATTACTGTTAAGAGCAGGCTTCTTTCCTGGACAGGAAAGCAGTGTTCCTcagaggggaaagagggaaagattttttttcctccatgggGACATATTCAGCTCTCCCCTTACATAGTAGATCTTTTTAACTCACTCTCACAGACATTATATACGTCTCTGGCTTGCTCCCAGGCCATAAGACTGGATTTCGTTTCCTCCGTGGTAAGGTCTGCGTGTGTGTCTGGGGTAGAGAATGGAGCCTgtgaggtccttttttttttttttttttttgtatttttttagcaGAGGACACTCAAGTCCTCAGAGATGCTCTAGTAACATGCGATGTTGAAATGGAAGGGTTGGATCTTGACTCACTCCCTCCTAAAAATGAACTTACCTACACTACTCCAGGGATAAAGGATGAGATAGTCTTCAGAAGAGTGCGTGacttggaacgcctgggtggctcagcagttgagcgtctgccttcagctcagagcgtgatcctggagtcccaggatcgagtcctgcatcgggctccctgcgaggagactgcttctccctctgcctgtatctgtcatgaataaataaataaaataaaaatcttaaaaaacaaaaaagagcacCTGACTTGAGGTGACCTGCTGTCTCTAATCCTAGATATAGAAGACACTgaccactgaatttttttttttttttttttttaggattttatttggggcacctgggtggctcagtggttgagtgtctgcctttgctccgggaatgatcctggggtcctgggatcaagtcctgcatcagggtccctatagggagcctgcttctttctctgcctgcatctctgcctctctctctctctctctctctgtatgtctctcatgaataaataaacaaaatatttcttatttattcatgagggacacacaagagacagagacataggcagagggagaagcaggaccccggggatcaccttctgagccgaaggcagatgctcaatcactgagccacccaggtgctccctgaacactgaattaaaaataaataaataaaaacaaacccaaaacttaaaaaaattagttgatttatttttccagctGACCACTTTTAAGTAATGATGCCTCACATGTTCAGGTTTTGCCTCCTTGAGCCCTTGCCACAAAAGGTTTGAGAGGGTGAGCACAGAGGCTCCCTTCTTGCCACAAccagcttctgcttctctccaaATAGGTGGTGTCTGTGTTCTGCTGTTTTGGTCTCTGGATCCCTCGTTCCCTCATGCTCGTGGAAATGGCCATAACCTCGTGAGTGtcctgccccgcccccagctctgAGCTGGGTACCCTTTTGCTCCACACTCACCCAGGACTCCAGAGTCCATCTCTTCTTTTATCCCAGATCCCTTCCACAAATCCCTGCAACCACTGGGATGGAAACTTGCTAATCAGGTTGAACTTCTTAAACTTCTGGTGCTGTCCATCCCGTCAACCATTTTGCTCCTATGGGTCCCAATtcccctctctctcagcccctagaccctgtcctctctctccctcttgctgggtcacatggtctGAATGCGTGAGCCCTACTGTGACCCCCTCAGTGAGCACCCCCTCTGTTGCACCCTTTCCAGTCTCTTGGTGTGTGGTGTCCTCTCAGCTGGCTGCCACCTCCCACTCTGTGAGGCCACCTCTGCTCCCACTCCAGGTTTTACTCGGTATGCTTTTACTTGATGATGATGGCCATGGTGGAAGGCTTTGGTGGGAAGGAGGCAGTACTGAGGACACTGAAGGACACTCCGATGATGATCCACACAGGtccctgctgctgctgttgcccctgctgccctccactcatgctcaccAGGtaaggtgggagggagaggctcCTTCAAAGAACAGGTTGGCCTCTACCTGCACTCTCCCAAGAGCCTCTCCGGCCCCCTCAGCCCTGCTTCAAGCCTCTTGGGATCAGGCTTGTATGGAACAAAGCCGGTGATGAAAGGGTGGGCATCCCACAGCCAACATCCACACATTGGGCACCCGTTCAGGGGTGAggatggcagagggaggaaagagaactCCAATTTCCATCATTTAAGCTCACTGCTGCCTACAAACTTTAGCTACATGGAGTAAAGTGGACTTTGGTCTACATACTTGTCCCTGCTGTCCATTTTGGTTGATGAGGCTGGGGTCAACATTCTGATAGTTCCTGCTCAAAAGGCAGAATTCTGGTCTGGGGCTGAGGGGGAGGCAAGACGAGGGTTCCCAGTGTTCTCAACATTCCGGCTTCTTCCTATATCCCCATCCATTTAGCCATTTCGTTATCTATTATGGCAGCCAAGCCTCAGCTCAAGGAGCCCAGGTGAGGGAGGTGGAAGGTGTTCTTGAGGTGGGCAGTTTGTGGGTTCATGTTTCcaactctccttttccttcaggAAAAAGCTTCAGCTGCTGATGTTAGGCCCATTCCAGTATGCCTTCTTCAAGATAACACTGAGCCTGGTGGGCCTGTTTCTCATCCCCGATGGCATCTATGACCCAGCAGATGTAAGCCAGGAGCAAGGGGCAGCAAAGTTCCAGACTCACTTAGTACCTCTGAGCTCTGGAAGGAAGAGCCAGAGCCAACATCCCCTGCAATGGGGCCCCATAGACAGGGGAGGCCCCGCAATGTGTGGTTGTGGAAAAGTAGAGGCTTGGAGACTCTGGTGGGGGAGAAGAGTGTGGAATAGGCCAAGGCTTTGGGGCTTTTTTCATTACCTTTCCCACTGTGGAAGAGGAGAaataggaggaggagaaaaggctTGCCTCCCTCACGGACTACTTTCTGATCTGCCACCAGATTTCGGAGGGGAGCACAGCTCTGTGGATCAATACTGTGCTTGGTGTGTCCACCCTGTTGGCTCTCTGGGCCCTGGCCATCATTTTCCATCAAGCCAAGATGCACCTGGGCGAGCAGAATATGGGAGCCAAATTTGCCCTCTTTCAGGTAATTATACcctgagagagaaaagatgggTAATTTTAGAGCTACAAACAATTAGGGTTAGGAAGTGAGACTAATAAAGACCAAAAGTGGGTCTGGGAATCTTCTTAAgcccaggttttctttttttatttttatttttatttttttcccctccccccacctttttttttttttaagcccaggTTTTCTATGAGATTTAGAAAATGTCACCTGTTCCTTCCCAGTTTTTGCTTTCCTGTGCTGTAGTAGTTTCTTGGTGCTGTCCtcacaaagtatcacaaactgggtgattta
Protein-coding regions in this window:
- the SLC51A gene encoding organic solute transporter subunit alpha isoform X3 yields the protein MEPDRTQIKLDPRYTADLLELLTTNYSIPSACFSHAPTASQLLRALGPEEIALTIIMTLFTLGSVVIFLEDAVYLYKNTRCPIKRRTLLWGSSAPTVVSVFCCFGLWIPRSLMLVEMAITSFYSVCFYLMMMAMVEGFGGKEAVLRTLKDTPMMIHTGPCCCCCPCCPPLMLTRKKLQLLMLGPFQYAFFKITLSLVGLFLIPDGIYDPADISEGSTALWINTVLGVSTLLALWALAIIFHQAKMHLGEQNMGAKFALFQTLLILTALQPSIFSVLASSGQIACSPPFSSKIRSQVMNCHLLVLETFLMTVLTRVYYRRKDSKVGYEPFSSSDLDLTSKSKIDGLDIERDSTH
- the SLC51A gene encoding organic solute transporter subunit alpha isoform X1, whose translation is MAFLKVTSISTVIVLFFNMALGPEEIALTIIMTLFTLGSVVIFLEDAVYLYKNTRCPIKRRTLLWGSSAPTVVSVFCCFGLWIPRSLMLVEMAITSFYSVCFYLMMMAMVEGFGGKEAVLRTLKDTPMMIHTGPCCCCCPCCPPLMLTRKKLQLLMLGPFQYAFFKITLSLVGLFLIPDGIYDPADISEGSTALWINTVLGVSTLLALWALAIIFHQAKMHLGEQNMGAKFALFQTLLILTALQPSIFSVLASSGQIACSPPFSSKIRSQVMNCHLLVLETFLMTVLTRVYYRRKDSKVGYEPFSSSDLDLTSKSKIDGLDIERDSTH
- the SLC51A gene encoding organic solute transporter subunit alpha isoform X2 → MTLFTLGSVVIFLEDAVYLYKNTRCPIKRRTLLWGSSAPTVVSVFCCFGLWIPRSLMLVEMAITSFYSVCFYLMMMAMVEGFGGKEAVLRTLKDTPMMIHTGPCCCCCPCCPPLMLTRKKLQLLMLGPFQYAFFKITLSLVGLFLIPDGIYDPADISEGSTALWINTVLGVSTLLALWALAIIFHQAKMHLGEQNMGAKFALFQTLLILTALQPSIFSVLASSGQIACSPPFSSKIRSQVMNCHLLVLETFLMTVLTRVYYRRKDSKVGYEPFSSSDLDLTSKSKIDGLDIERDSTH